The following DNA comes from Gadus macrocephalus chromosome 5, ASM3116895v1.
CCTCACATCTCAAATCATTGCCTCCTATATCACATCATTACCTCCTAAATCACATCATTACCTGCCATCTCAAATCATTACCCTCTATATCACATCATTACATCACCTCCTATATCACATCATTACCTCTCATCTAAAATCATAACCTCCCATCTTAAATCATTACCTACTATATCACATCTATATCAAATCATTACATCACATCATTAACTCATGTCAAATCATTACCTCAAATCATCAGCTCCTATATCACATTACATCACCTCCACATTACATCTTTACCTCACCTCATATAAAACTACAGACAGTACAGTGTTAGTACAGTGTAACATAGTACAGTATAACCAGGTGATGTAACCTAGTAAAGTGTAACCTAGTGCAGTAACCAGGTTATGTAACCTAGTCCAGTTCCCCTGGTCCAGCTGATCCTCATGTTCTGCCCGTGCTCAGTGGGGGTCCCAGTGGGGGTCTCAGTGGGGGTCTCAGTGGGGGTCTCACCAGCTCAGTGAACTCTCCCAGAACGTTCCCGTCCAGCAGGCGGAAGCGGCCTCCCTTCTCCGGCTCCACGGTGGCCTGAGCGTGGGTGAAGGCCTGGACcatctggaaacacacacacacaatcctcaGAACATGGAccgtctgaaacacacacacaaccccccagAACATGGAccgtctgaaacacacacacaaccccccagAACATGGAccgtctgaaacacacacacaaccccccagAACATGGAccgtctgaaacacacacagaaccccccAGAACATGGAccgtctgaaacacacacagaacccctcAGAACATGGACCGTCTGAAACACAACTTCAGAACCTCTCATGGCAACGGGAAGAGGAACCTATGAAAAGGGCTTGGCAAGAATGATGAGATTGTGGTTCCCTAGAGACATCCAGCCTCTggttctaaccccccccccccccccagggagagaTGGGTTCTACCCCCCAGGGAGAGGCAGGTTCTACCCCCCAGGGAGAGGACTGTGGTTCTTGGGGTCTCACCTCCTGGTTGAGGAAGACCCTGTAGAGCTCCGCCGGGGAGGTGAGGAAGGTCTCCCTCATGCTGAACTTGCAGGTTGGGATCTTCACCCccgtgttgggggggggggccgtagTGCCCGATGAGATCTGCGCGGGGAGAAGATGGGAGTCGTTATGGGGTGGACTGGAAACCACTGGACCAGAGTCGGCCCATAGCAACCACTGGACCAGTCGGCCCATAGCAACCACTGGACCAGTCGGCCCATAGCAACCACTGGACCAGTCGGCCCATAGCAACCACCGCACCAGAGTCGGCTCATAGCAACCACTGGATCAGAGTCAGCCCATAGCAACCACTGGACCAGAGTCAGCCCATAGCAACCACTGGACCAGTCGGCCCATAGCAACCACTGGACCAGTCGGCCCATAGCAACCACCGCACCAGAGTCGGCTCATAGCAACCACTGGATCAGAGTCAGCCCATAGCAACCACTGGACCAGAGTCAGCCCATAGCAACCACTGGACCAGAGTCAGCCCATAGCAACCACTGGACCAGAGTCAGCCCATAGCAACCACTGGACCAGAGTCAGCCCATAGCAACCACTGGACCAGAGTCAGCCCATAGCAACCACTGGACCAGAGTCAGCCCATAGCAACCACTGGACCAGAGTCAGCCCATAGCAACCACTGCCATACAGCGGCTCTAGCCTCTACATACATATATCTTTTTCTCCATTTATTCTGTTGCTGAGAATTCGTTTTGGGAATCTTGATTTTGATCCTGACGGGGTCAGCTGTACCGTAGAGAATAGATCAGAGGTACCCAGCCCATCTGGGTTCCAGATGTTCTTCTTGGGACCGCTGGTGCGGTGGTGCAACTCACCTGTGTTTTGTCCAGATTGGTCttggactgggaggactggggcTTGGACACGCCGTTGGCCGTGGGCAGGATCATTCCCTGAGTGAACTCTGAACACAACAACATCCTCAGACAGCAGCTTCCAGTTTACACTAGCAGTTACAGCAGCTCTTGGTTTAGCATCTTTCTGTTCAGCTCTATGCGTTTTTCATTGTATACATGTGAAGGTCCCGTCGATTTTCTAAAGGTTGGCTTGTATCCGCGAGGACGCTaattcgatccccggctcctcctagtgtcgatgtgtccctgagaaagacgcctcaccccgactgctcctgacgatctggctgtcaccttgcatggttgactccgctcgatgtgtgaatgtgtgcatgaataggtgaatgttaggcaatattatataatatttatgtCCGCCTTTGTCTGCCTAACTATTCCCTGCCTGAGCGACCGACCCAGTGTGATGAGCAGAACAACCGTCACATTACCGGCAGGTGCTGACTGGATTTAAACTCGTTTTCAGAGCCGACATACGGAGCAACAGAACTAAAGAGAgccagcgagtgtgtgtgtgtgatgagcagCAGGGGGCATCTCACCCGTCTGGAGCAGGCCCAGGTAGCTCCCCAGGACCACCCGCAGCCTGTCCGCGCCCGTGGACCGCATCAGCGCCAGCAGGGGCGTCTCCGGCTCGTCTTTGTTCATGGTCACGTTAATCTGGAGACGAAGAAGAACCCAACCAGATTACAATCTAGACTCTACTGTACCGTATTACCGAAGAGATAGAAAACCACTTGGAAATGTGTTGTATGTTGCTATTATTAGTTGGGTTTGCTACACTTAAGTGCAATGTTTTTAATGCCATTTAATTCAAAGTGAATGGTGGTAACATAGTATAAAGGTAGGAGGGGAAGGGTTTGGAGTGACTTACGTCCAGGTCGTCCATGTCGTTCTCATCCGAGAGGTTCGGAACGTCGATGCTTCCTTTGTAAACAATGCCCGATTTGGAGGTCCCTGAAAGCCAGAACCACAACATCCAACCTTACTACGACTTAGACGTGTGTGTCCAGCTACACACCCCGGTCTCTACCGTGTGTCCAGCTTCACACCagtctccagtgtgtgtgtttgtgtgtccagcTACACACACcggtctgtactgtgtgtgtccaGCTACACACcggtctgtactgtgtgtgtccaGCTACACACCagtctccagtgtgtgtgtttgtgtgtccagcTACACACcggtctgtactgtgtgtgtccaGCTACACACcggtctgtactgtgtgtgtccaGCTACACACcggtctgtactgtgtgtgtccagctgTAAGAACTGCACATGTGACGGTTCGTGTCAGGTACCTGTCCAGGTGGCCTTCAGGGTCCATTCATAGAAGAAGATGAGCTTTCCCTTTCGGTTGTTGATGGaggcctccccctccaccttgcCCACCTCTGTCACCTCGCAAGCCCCCTCCTCGTTCTCCACAGTCAGTCCCAGCAGGAGGGACTTCAACTTGTCAGACGACCAGTTGGTGGCATCCCGTTCAGTCCTGGAACGACAGAGCACGGCTCGACGCTCACTTTGGATGCATGGGTGGAGTGCATAGTGAGACACATTGGCTGTGATGGTGAGACGCATTGGCTGTGATGGTGAGACGCATTGGCTGTGATGGTGAGACGCATTGGCTGTGATGGTGAGACGCATTGGCTGTGATGGTGAGACGCATTGGCTGTGATGGTGAGACGCATTGGCTGTGATGGTGAGACGCATTGGCTGTGATGGTGAGACGCATTGGCTGTGATGGTGAGACGCATTGGCTGTGATGGTGAGACGCATTGGCTGTGATGGTGAGACGCATTGGCTGTGATGGTGAGACATATTGGCTGTGATGGTGAGACATATTGGTTGTTATAGTGACTCATGGGTGGAATGTTGACTTGATTGTAATGGCGAGTCTTGGGGTGTAACAGGGAGCCTTGTTGGTTGCATTGGGGAGACTTAATGGTTGAAAGGTGACTTGTGTGAGTCAGGTCTATATAGGAGCACATATAATTTTGGTGCACAATGAAACTTTTTCAAATAACAGGCTTTATTAACAAACAACTTTTTACATAGTACTTAAactgtgtgtgacacacacacacacacacacacacacacacacacacacacacacacacacacacacacacacacacacacacacacacacacacacacagggtgacaATGACACCAGGGGTTAGTATCTGAAGTGTTGGTGGGAGACTCGAGTATGAGTATCATTAGTAATTTATTGAcacatttatttgattatttagttagaaaaaaagtctaatgtaTTATGAACAGAATCTGCATTGTtcattattaatgtatttaacaaAAATTCTCCCTCAGCCACGGTTTTAAATAGGTCACTATCACTGACAGTCATTGAAGTGTGGATTTGGACGAAGATCATTACATAGCATTATGAGATCCATTAATCTTCCTCAGAGTAAAGCCACTACCTATGTAGTAAACTTCACTTATATTCATTGACCAAATTAGTTGGACATAGAAATTAAGAGTAACAATAGTTCATCACTTATTCATTAAATATGATAATGTAGAGACCCTAAACCTCCGTTACGAGaatcaatatataatatatataataacatatatataataacaataagtaTCTGTGGATACCTATTGGAATACCTGATAACAATGTATGAAACATACGAACGATATCACATAGTGTTTGAGTGAGGAAGCTAAGGAGCTAGCATTAGCAGCTCATGTCTCTCCTTCCGTCACATATGTAGATCTCCATCTCTAGATCAGTATGATCCAAACAACTGTATATCTACAACATTAGATCCACACATGTGATCTCTAACCCACATTGGATCCGCACACATTATCTCTTACCAGTGCCAGTTGTTGACATTAGTCgcgtctgctctctcctccacgATCCAGCGCGGGTCTCCTTCTCCCCACTTGGCCATCTCCGAGCTTGACGAGCGCTACGACCTTTATCCAGACGTTGCTCTTCTAATGAGCGGATCTTCACTGAGCTCAGCGGGAGCGCAGAGCGGGGAGCGGAGCGGTTTCTTCTTGTTcggtgtttttctgtgtgaaGCTCCTGATCAGAGAGCCGGTGCTGCGGGACCACTGCACGTTTCTAGAACCCTCTGAGCTGAGGGCCCGGACCGTATGAGAGGCTGCTCACCGGCACTCGCCGGATATCCGGTGATAGAAACGactggaacacacacgcacccctgtcgcgcgcacacacacacacacacacacacacacacacacacacacacacacacacacacacacacacacacacacacacacacacacacacacacacacacacgtgcacgcacacacacacacacgcacacacacacacacacacacgtgcacgcacacacacacacacacacacacacacacacacacacacacacacacacacacacacacacacacacacacacacacacacacacacacacacacacacacacaaaggtgaGCAGCATGtagaacataataataataatgataataattataataatattaataataataataatattataataataaaataatcttTTCGGTGAGCCCATACTTGCCATACTTCCAAAAAGCGGTGTCACGTAGAAtgcaccccccgccccctgttCTTCAAACAATAGTTCCGCGTTGTGTAACTACTACTTCACGCCAATCAAACGAATAAAAGCCCACAGACTAAGTTAAAGCAACATAGTTAAAGCTCCTTCACCATACTCCTCTCCGAGAGGAGCCGATAGGATGACCCTGACCTCACTCCGTACAGGATGGATCATAAGGGGCCACAGCATCTTATTAAGGCTCTTATTAAATCAGAGTATCTTATCAAGGATCCTATTCAACCCACGTTATCTTATTAGGGATCTTATTACACCAAAATTGTTTTATCCCGAGGTTCTGTCTGAAACTGGCCTCAACTCAACCCCTACTGGACCACGATGGTTTTTGATTCTGAGGATGAGGACGCAGCTCTGACGTCTGATGACTGTGTCCACTCCTATGATGACTGTGTCCAACAGCGTGATCTCTTCAACGGACatatatacagtgtatacaTACAGTGTATACATagtgtgtatacagtgtatatatctatatatataaacactaaaataaaaaatggtaataacacaataataacaatttaatatgcattaatatatatatgtttagtaCAAACAGTGGAAATAGAGCTCGGCACTGACTGGGGTCGTGTGGCCCCTTCAGTAGAGAGGCTCCCCTCCCCCAGTCTCCCCCTGCCGGccgcagaggggggagagagtagcaggagcagcaggaggaggaggaggagaggagaggaggaggagggtttgaAGCCGTGGCATGTATGAGCTCATCTGAACCCAATCTCCGCTCCACACGATCCTATGACCGAGACGGGAAtataaaatcacaaacacaggtGACTATGGACCTTTAATTGCCGACCGTCGTGGTTTTCTGATCCGGACGGGGAACCGGGAGGGGGTTTAAGGAGCGGAGGCGGCGGGCGGAGCGTCCGGTCGGAGGACGCGGTCTGGGCCGGAGGAGGACGCGGGGAGAGGGAGCCTTCCTGCGGGCAACATGTAGAACCTACACGCCGAGGCGTAGCTTCTCGTTGCAGGGTGGTTTCACCGCTGTCTTAACCTTCATATAGAGTCACATCTGTATCGCTCTAGTGGTATTTAGAGAACATGATCAGAGTTAGCTTAGCATAGCTAGCCTGCTAGCTCAAAATGGCCTCGGTGTCTGGTGCAGACAAAGCGCCCGCGTCTGGCGCCTCGTCCCCCGGCGGCTCGTCTCCGGGGCCCGGAGCGCCGTCCTGCTCCCAGGGGTGAGGAGCGGGGTGGACGGAGGGGTTGTTCGCCGTTGTGTTGTTGAATTCGTAATGTTATTTTGTTGGTAATAACTAATAAGACATGCCGTGAAAGTGCTGCCTTCTCCggcggggtgggggaggggccccCGGGAGCCATGAAAGGAAGCTTATGTTGCTGTTTAACTCTTACCACCACACTGTGTCTTTGCCATGAGAGTTAACCGGGtgctattattaataataatttgatTATATATTACTGATGTTGAATGCTGTGTGTTGTTTCTGATTTTCATCCATTCACAGCCAGCACCACACGACCACAAGAACTCTTAATTCTCTCCCATTCTGTTTCTCAGATCCCCGGATCACTtctaaacattttcttactCTTTCCACCGTCAGGACATGTCTGAAAGTAAGGGTCTTCAGCCAGACCAatgttggctgtgtgtgttgtgtttagggATGCCCTATTTTAGATCAGACGTTATTAATTGAGAACTGTGTGACAGACCAAATCTCTTTTGACATGTTTAGAAGTAAACGCTGTTAGTACCAGACGCCGCCTGCTCATtagcgccctctagtggaggGACGACGCATGGGTTCTTGCAGCCGAACCATTTGAAGTCATCTTTAATTGCAGGTATTGAGTAAACAGAAATTGGCCCCTTGTCCTATTTCCAACTCTTTTCTGTTTCCATCTCTTTGTATGAATAACTCTGTGTTCCAGTCTCAGGATGAACCATAAGCTGTAATTCTACTTGTCAATATGAAGGCGATAGAACCCAAGTAGAGTATCGCAGACCCCTGGCCGCCACCAGCTCCTCTTAGTCCGCTTTCAGCCTGTGATCTGCCTGGTAACCGACCCTAACCCCTGGTAACCGACCCTAACCCCTGGTAACCAACTCTAACCTCTGGTAACTCTGTCTGAACCGGCACAGAGAGAGGTCCCTCTATTATGCTCTTCCCTTCCAAAGCTAGCTaaaacgttttttatttttcttatactATTCATATCTAGTGGCTTTTCTTGCAGTTCTACCTATTTAAATGATCAGTGTTCAATGTTTTCGCTATTCACTTATTAGAGAAACCctgttttaccaccaggtggcagTGTTTCACCACTTGTGACGTCACTCGGGCAGATGATGAAATTGTCTCCTAAAGACTGAACCACATTCCACCTGGTGGTGAAATACAAACCCTTTGGATTCTTAACCCCCGACGAGAGATGACTGTATCGGAATGATGAGCGTCTGTACGTAACCGTGGGATGGGAGCCTTGAGGCTAATTTGGTTCTCagtctgtttgttgtttgtgcTAACTGTGCAGCAGTACCTTATCTGGTGGTAACCTTGCTATTTATCCCAGCGCGTGCTAACGTTGCAGCGGTACTGTTTAGCCGGTAACCATGCTGTTTCCCCTAGCGTCCGGCTAACATTGCAGCAGTACTGCTTAGCTGGTAACCATGCTGTTTCTCCTAGCGCGTGCTAACACTGCGGCGGTACTGTGTAGCTGGTAACCATGCTGTTTCTCCTAGCGCGTGCTAACACTGCGGCGGTACTGTGTAGCCGGTAGCCGTCGTGGTTCAGTGGTCTGTTAAAAGTGTGGTTGTTCCGCCCAGCAGGAACCTAAAATGGGCAGAAATGGTGCTGAACAAAAGCTGCTTGTCGCTCGTACTAAAGTACAGCGCTGCAGAGGGGACCGCGCTGCTATGCTAATGCCTGTGCCTCTCAACAGGAAAGGTAGAGCAAACTTTAAGACAACAAACCGACTACCACAAAGCATTCACCTCAGCCCACACAAACAGGACCTCATTAGACCGTAGCTCAACGACTCGTAGCCCGCCACCCGACTgttagcgcacacacactgtgacctCATATCCACCACTATGACATCACGTGCACCACTATGACATCACGTCCACCACGATGACCTCACTTCCACCGCTATGACATCACGTGCACAACGATGACCTCACTTCCACCACTATGACATCACGTGCACCGCTATGACCACACGTCCACAACGATGACCTCACATCCACCACTATGACATCAGTGTCCCCACATCAGACATTGACACATTGTACTGCCCGCAGTCCTTTTGACTagctaggatgtgtgtgtgtgtgtgtatgtgtgtgtgtgtgtgtgtgtgtgcgtctctctccgGGGTGCTAACTGTGCGcttgtcacccccccccccccccccccccccccagcgccgACATGTTCCCGAAGGGCACCAAGAGAAAGTTCTCTGACTCCGCGGACGACCCGGCGCCCGAGCCGGCCGcgccgccggccccgcccccccggccgctggccccgcccccccggccgcTGGCCTCCACCTACAGCCTCCAGAGGCAGTCGCTGCTGGACATGTCGCTCATCAAGCTGCAGCTGTGCCACATGCTGGTGGAGCCCAACCTGTGCCGCTCGGTGCTCATCGCCAACACGGTGCGGCAGATCCAGGAGGAGATGACGCAGGACGGCAGCTGGCAGCTGATGACGCAGGCGCTGGCCGCGGCGCAGTGCCCCGCCGACCGGCTGGTGGCCAGCGAGCTGCTCTGCCGGCAGACGgacccggcggcggcggcgggggggcccaAGCCCTACGCGCTGGTGGGCGAGGCCTACCGcacggaggaggtggtgatggaggggcCGGCGGGCGAGGGCGCCACCTACCTGGCGGGGCCCTTCGGCGTCAGCCCCTgctggcaggaggaggaggaggaggaggaggaggacggggactgcgaggaggaggaggaggaggaggaggaggaagaggacagcgAGGAGTGCGCctcggagggggaggagggggagcaggttTTTGGGACGTTTGAGATCAAACACCCGCCCCCCGGGCCCGACCCCGCCCTGGAGGAGCTGTTCTCGGACGTGGACGCGTCGTACTACGACCTGGACACGGTGCTGACCGGCATGCAGGCGGCCCCCAAGATGGGCCCCTACGACCTGCTGGAGAGCCTGTCCTcccacggccccgcccccctcagctCTAGCTCCTCCTGCAGGGCGGACCTCAACGAACTGGACCACATCATGGAGATCATCGTCGGCTCCTAGAGACTTACGGCCCCGCTCGGACCGCCGGCGGAGCGGGAACACGATGCTAACCGTCTGCTAGCGGGCCGCTAACAGCCTGCTAGCGCACTGTTAGCGGGCCTCTAAGTCTTCTGTCAGGATGTTGGCACGATGCTAACCGTCTGCTAGCGGGCCGCTAACAGTCTGCTAGCGCACTGTTAGCGGGCCTCTAAGTCTTCTGTCAGGATGTTGGCACGATGCTAACCGTCTGCTAGCGGGCCGCTAACAGTCTGCTAGCGCACTGTTAGCGGGCCTCTAAGTCTTCTGTCAGGATGTTGGCATGATGCTAACCGTCCGCCAGCACACGGCAAAAACACTGTGCTAGCACACTGTTAGCACACAGCTAACATTGTGCTAGCACACTGTTGGACGGCACATGTCAGTATGTGCCATCACAAGTGGTGATTGTTGGGGTTTTGTGAACAAGGTAGGAAATAAGAAGTTGCTGGATGCTAACAGGTATTTAGCTGAATGCTAACAGGTATTTGGCGGCTACTTCACCAGGTGTCGGTTGGACCATCATAAGTATTGTTTTGGggttgttgtatttttttttgttataagTTATCTTCTCTACTCTGAAACTTCACCCTGCTCTTCAAAGTTTCCTGCGTTGATAAAATTTAAACCCCAACAGTATCGGTGAGACGACAAAGATAACTacatatcccaggatgcattagTTCTTtccacattatttattattccaTGAACACTACAGAGGCCAGAACAAACCCTTGATCCAAATCTATGAAGCAATGCATATTTTCCTAAAGATTTGAGCAATTATGAatgaaatatatgtatatgtaggtATGTGTATATAGAATTATATTTTTTTGCATATGCAGCAGTGGGATTTTAAGTATAATTTGATGTAATTTTTTCCCTCTTACGTTTTTTAAGATTTTAAGGTAGCGAGACTCGACCACAACGTCTTCCTTAGTGTTCGTTATACAACTGTCGTTCATCTCCTCACCACTAGAGGGGCTCTgatcctcctccatcaccgtcTGGTTTACTGTAGGACTCCGAGGCCGCCAGGTGCCAGCTCTACCGGGAGAAACTCCACAAGATACATTAAAAGCCATATTTCTTCCTCTTGTTTAAACAAAACAGAACTATTCAAGTTGACCCATCTAATTTATTTCATGtttctgtatttatttgattattttttttaggtaCAGACAGGTTATAACTGATGTCTCAATTCATCAACACATCCCGTTTTTACAGAACATTTTATATTTACCTGAACGATGCCCTCTATTTAAAATGCAGCATCTATTTATTCCATGCATTTTCTTTTGTTATTCTTTCTAATAACCGGGTCACTATGCAGCTCATTCACACTTTTCAAAATGATTGTATCCGATTCAAAGACCTTTTATGCAAACAGTTGCCTTTCTCCTGAAGATATGGAAATGCTTTCTCCAAATTGTTATCATGACGTAGACATTAACTCAGGCGAGGCGACGGCGGATTGGACTCTGACGTCACACTGCTCAGAGCGAAGCCTTGGGGACGGACTTGGACTTCAAAGACTTATTACAGTTGTAAAATGTATGCATTTTTtacattaagaaaaaaaaatcgttgTAGCAtctttgtaaatattttttataataaaagGTGCAACTATTTGTGCGTGTCAGTTCAATTGAAAGGTGCTATACCCTGGAAACATGGAAGCCAATCTCTGCCGTCTATTTAATGTTGTGTATGGAAATGTAATCACATTTCCGTGTATAGTTCAATGTTATGGATTCATAACATTGAAATATACTTTGAAAACATGGTAAACTCACTTTAAACATTTATGGATCTCATGGCTTTTGTGAGTTGTGGATATTTGTTAAATGTGTTTCACTGAGCTGCAACATTTGAATGTGAAGCCTTGAATATGGTAACCAACAGAACGTGTTCCGTAATCCACGAGAAGGTTTCACTTGTTCTTAGCAATCAAGattcacaaatacatttttttcaacTTTTGTCTTTAATCATATCCATACTTagcctgggccccgtttcccgatatcgatggatcttcgctcgtaagatggttcgaaaggtggatctttcgaaccatcgataatttctttggagcgtttcccgaaactcctcttaacgtgaacgcgcattcgctgcactcacgacgatcgtaggattgtacctgtccactgacatggtgctgtaacgggctatgacgcagggggagacgcaggaatgtcggaggaaaatggggttaaaaagggttaaaatatctccccatcaaggccaaccgcagagtagcctacgaaaagaatagattgcaataatatgaatgctaaagatattaaaacacaattgattaagcctaggccgacatatatatcagtcctaatcctgagcgcacgatcgggaggtggaagttgcgctttagatgccttcacaagtccagcggagggctccagttttcgccggtcatgcgctgtgatatgtgtgacagctatgttgcacaaaattgcagctaaggctgcggtagctttggttgaaccggaggacattgaggacgatgacgacgaggaagatcggtgtgaggacggcctccctcataactacgcggctggttttcatgcacgtcgaagagtgattgagacttttttttaaccccctccaccctcccacatgtcactaaatattcccgtcaacgtgaccaatccccaccatatcccagccttttgcctgctcctttttttttttacattattttatgctacgttttatgagtagcctatgtcagtctgcacaaatcccccccactttctctcacacattttaagtgccctgcctgctcaaacatttcctggactgtctctctcaaactaaggccccgtccacacgaagccgaaacgggcgaaaccgttacggtttcgatctatccggtttcgaagtatctccgtaaagacgaagccaagcgaaaccggatagatctgtagaaacgctgtagtaaacattccaggcccataaggggcgctgcttctggtacacaaatccagaagaagaagaggcgagcatgcgcataaaggctgccccccgaaccactaacaacacaaacaaacagctcttctacgatggcgaactagattctcaataaataatggcttagcaacccaacaagggacatgatatgctgcagaacgattacaagcttgtagtccgccatcatcttttttgttgtgatttctgagactccgcgggcttaagagccattggctaggaggtcgaggggtggggcgatgacgtcatggtttgcggtttcagtcggtttcaggcgtccacacgaaaccaaaacgaaaccggatagatttgaaaccacctccgagggtggtttcagaagtttgcggtttcggtcagcggattcgccggcttcgtgtggacggaaggccgaaccgtacaagacctttgcggtttcgccatgaaatcggcttcgtgtggacggggcctaagaacataatggcccacgttaggctcagacgcacgtgatacaccattaccaatgtgtaataataaaataaaatcaatactaggaatgtccgctggctacgccactgaggctatagtaggctaacgaggctcttatggtgcgttttaatatccatccgtctcggaggtccgaggacgttgcctagcg
Coding sequences within:
- the cdca4 gene encoding cell division cycle-associated protein 4, translating into MFPKGTKRKFSDSADDPAPEPAAPPAPPPRPLAPPPRPLASTYSLQRQSLLDMSLIKLQLCHMLVEPNLCRSVLIANTVRQIQEEMTQDGSWQLMTQALAAAQCPADRLVASELLCRQTDPAAAAGGPKPYALVGEAYRTEEVVMEGPAGEGATYLAGPFGVSPCWQEEEEEEEEDGDCEEEEEEEEEEEDSEECASEGEEGEQVFGTFEIKHPPPGPDPALEELFSDVDASYYDLDTVLTGMQAAPKMGPYDLLESLSSHGPAPLSSSSSCRADLNELDHIMEIIVGS
- the ahsa1b gene encoding activator of 90 kDa heat shock protein ATPase homolog 1b isoform X1, whose product is MAKWGEGDPRWIVEERADATNVNNWHWTERDATNWSSDKLKSLLLGLTVENEEGACEVTEVGKVEGEASINNRKGKLIFFYEWTLKATWTGTSKSGIVYKGSIDVPNLSDENDMDDLDINVTMNKDEPETPLLALMRSTGADRLRVVLGSYLGLLQTEFTQGMILPTANGVSKPQSSQSKTNLDKTQISSGTTAPPPNTGVKIPTCKFSMRETFLTSPAELYRVFLNQEMVQAFTHAQATVEPEKGGRFRLLDGNVLGEFTELVPDERLVMRWRYNTWPCEHYATISLTLSDRASETELKAEFRGVPTNEEERTRQGWQRYYFEAIKQTFGFGARLY
- the ahsa1b gene encoding activator of 90 kDa heat shock protein ATPase homolog 1b isoform X2; protein product: MAKWGEGDPRWIVEERADATNVNNWHWTERDATNWSSDKLKSLLLGLTVENEEGACEVTEVGKVEGEASINNRKGKLIFFYEWTLKATWTGTSKSGIVYKGSIDVPNLSDENDMDDLDINVTMNKDEPETPLLALMRSTGADRLRVVLGSYLGLLQTEFTQGMILPTANGVSKPQSSQSKTNLDKTQISSGTTAPPPNTGVKIPTCKFSMRETFLTSPAELYRVFLNQEMVQAFTHAQATVEPEKGGRFRLLDGNVLGEFTELVPDERLVMRWRYNTWPCEHYATISLTLSDRASETELKAEFRGVPTNEEERTRQGWQRYYFEAIKQTFGFGARLY